From a region of the Vaginimicrobium propionicum genome:
- a CDS encoding tetratricopeptide repeat protein encodes MNDTQNLPGGAETERLRAFLESAPDELRDWAENQIAQLADSPTVADEFDDFDDDEELLQRPKSNSTAKKRPKPKSTAKKGGKKNRVNLILVTLLVAAVVIIVQQIGHPVANSPELPEGHPSIGAGAEVSVPAVDKETEKALLDRAHADPNELEARKDLGKLYFDAGLYQDAITYFEQANQLAPNDVEVLLMLGVCQYSINDFDSAEQTWLQATKAAPEKAEPWYNLGFLYVAKTPPDYDAARKSWEKVIALEPNSELAASTKDHLGRLNAGISPSPTMR; translated from the coding sequence GTGAACGATACGCAAAATCTGCCCGGCGGGGCAGAGACTGAGCGCTTGCGCGCTTTCCTAGAATCCGCGCCTGACGAGTTGAGAGACTGGGCTGAGAACCAAATCGCCCAGCTCGCCGATTCGCCTACCGTCGCAGACGAATTCGACGACTTTGACGACGATGAAGAGTTGTTGCAGCGTCCCAAATCCAATTCAACGGCAAAAAAGCGTCCCAAACCCAAGTCAACGGCTAAAAAGGGTGGCAAAAAGAATCGGGTGAACCTTATTCTGGTGACGCTACTGGTGGCGGCAGTGGTGATTATTGTCCAACAGATTGGCCATCCAGTAGCCAACAGTCCCGAGCTGCCGGAGGGTCACCCCTCAATTGGTGCGGGCGCTGAGGTGTCCGTCCCCGCTGTTGACAAAGAAACCGAGAAAGCACTGCTGGACAGAGCACATGCTGACCCGAATGAACTTGAGGCGCGCAAGGATTTAGGCAAACTCTATTTCGACGCCGGCCTGTACCAGGACGCCATAACCTATTTCGAGCAGGCTAACCAACTTGCCCCCAACGATGTTGAGGTGCTGTTAATGCTCGGGGTTTGCCAGTATTCCATCAATGACTTTGACTCGGCTGAGCAGACCTGGCTGCAAGCGACTAAAGCAGCCCCAGAAAAGGCCGAGCCATGGTATAATCTGGGTTTCCTCTATGTTGCGAAAACCCCTCCTGATTATGACGCTGCCAGAAAATCCTGGGAAAAGGTGATTGCCCTAGAGCCAAATTCCGAGCTGGCAGCCAGCACTAAAGACCATTTGGGACGGCTGAATGCCGGGATATCGCCCAGCCCAACCATGAGATAA
- the rsmI gene encoding 16S rRNA (cytidine(1402)-2'-O)-methyltransferase gives MSSTLILAGTPIGDTASVSPALLDALASAKIIVAEDTRRAIRLFERLGVKTAARLISCFDGNEEERIPELIELLTEGCDVIFITDAGMPVISDPGYRLVRAAIAADIRVTALPGPSAVLTALAVSGMPADRFCFEGFLSRKSGQRRRQLADLSDEVRTMIFFEAPHRLAGFLSDAADIFGANRQAAICRELTKTYEEVKRGDLAELACWAEENARGEITVVIHGGAPAEVNIDDALEIVAAKTEDGQKLSQAVSETARELGIRRKDLYQAALANR, from the coding sequence ATGTCGTCAACTCTGATTCTTGCCGGGACTCCGATAGGTGATACTGCCAGCGTCTCACCAGCCTTGTTAGATGCGTTGGCTAGTGCCAAAATCATCGTCGCTGAGGATACTCGGCGGGCGATCAGACTATTCGAGCGGTTAGGGGTGAAAACTGCTGCCCGACTGATTAGCTGTTTTGATGGCAATGAAGAAGAACGCATTCCCGAGTTAATCGAGCTGCTAACTGAAGGATGCGATGTCATTTTCATTACTGACGCTGGCATGCCAGTAATCTCAGATCCTGGCTATCGCCTAGTCAGGGCGGCTATTGCAGCAGATATTAGGGTAACTGCCTTGCCTGGCCCGTCAGCTGTTCTTACCGCTTTAGCAGTTAGCGGAATGCCTGCTGACAGATTCTGTTTTGAGGGATTTCTTTCCCGAAAATCTGGTCAGCGTCGCCGGCAATTAGCTGATCTCAGCGACGAAGTTCGCACCATGATTTTCTTCGAGGCTCCCCATCGGCTAGCAGGTTTTTTGTCAGACGCAGCCGATATTTTTGGAGCAAATCGGCAAGCTGCTATTTGTCGCGAATTAACGAAAACCTACGAGGAGGTAAAACGCGGTGACTTAGCCGAATTGGCGTGCTGGGCTGAAGAAAATGCTCGTGGTGAAATTACCGTCGTTATTCATGGTGGCGCGCCTGCCGAGGTAAATATTGACGATGCCTTAGAGATAGTTGCTGCCAAGACTGAGGATGGGCAGAAACTATCGCAAGCTGTCAGTGAGACTGCAAGAGAGTTGGGGATTCGTCGTAAGGATCTCTACCAGGCAGCTTTAGCCAACCGCTAG
- a CDS encoding peroxiredoxin: MSDDRPRSAPAQDEPVWRYKLRSSKLATIIIVAVTLVVVLVAAAVFNGHNGIDETDQGKAEPSNVPSQPVVGEQAPDFTVTTLDGTTFRLSDHRGEPVWVIFQATWCSGCRSEARDIQEAYEAAKDSGLNVLAVYSGEDKDAVTAFANRMGLTFVQASDDTTTLSGDWGVMGLPSHFFIAPDGKLQAAYQGVLSRSQMDEYLAAIR, encoded by the coding sequence ATGTCTGATGACAGACCCCGCAGCGCCCCCGCCCAAGACGAGCCAGTTTGGCGCTATAAGCTGCGTTCCTCCAAGCTAGCCACAATCATAATTGTCGCCGTTACCCTGGTGGTTGTCCTGGTGGCGGCAGCGGTTTTCAATGGCCATAATGGCATAGACGAAACCGACCAGGGCAAGGCAGAACCCTCAAATGTTCCTAGCCAGCCCGTAGTTGGCGAGCAAGCCCCAGATTTCACTGTTACCACCTTGGACGGCACTACTTTCCGGTTGAGTGACCATAGAGGTGAACCGGTTTGGGTTATTTTTCAAGCGACCTGGTGCTCCGGGTGTCGTTCGGAGGCTCGCGATATTCAGGAAGCTTACGAGGCTGCCAAAGATTCTGGACTGAACGTCTTAGCGGTCTATTCGGGCGAAGATAAAGACGCTGTAACTGCTTTCGCAAATCGGATGGGATTGACTTTTGTGCAAGCCAGCGACGATACGACAACCCTGTCTGGGGACTGGGGAGTCATGGGGCTGCCGTCGCATTTCTTCATAGCCCCGGACGGCAAATTGCAGGCCGCCTACCAAGGGGTGTTGTCGCGTTCCCAAATGGATGAGTATTTGGCTGCCATCAGGTGA
- a CDS encoding histidine phosphatase family protein → MSTIIALVRHGETDWNALGRFQGSSDTPLNELGRQQAASGVGYLRDYATKHGFTWDLLRFSPLQRAGLTGQILANALEVNERRTQCALAERDWGGAEGRTIDEIYAAYPFLPNEELIMRDSIPGAEPRELVTARGLFAMNSLASQYPGKHIIAASHGTLLRCALIGATGRDVGPIPNVGTIIVNVCLDDGLKVEILDKNFD, encoded by the coding sequence ATGAGCACTATCATCGCCCTAGTCCGTCATGGAGAAACTGACTGGAATGCCCTAGGCCGCTTCCAGGGTTCTTCTGACACCCCACTCAACGAACTGGGTCGCCAACAAGCCGCTTCTGGCGTTGGCTACCTTCGTGACTACGCCACCAAGCATGGATTCACTTGGGACTTATTACGTTTCTCGCCTCTACAGCGGGCTGGCCTAACTGGTCAAATTCTGGCTAATGCCTTGGAGGTCAATGAAAGACGAACCCAATGTGCACTGGCAGAACGTGATTGGGGCGGCGCCGAGGGACGCACCATTGATGAAATTTACGCCGCTTATCCGTTCTTACCTAACGAAGAGCTGATTATGCGCGATTCAATCCCTGGAGCCGAACCGCGCGAATTGGTCACTGCAAGAGGTTTGTTCGCGATGAATTCGCTGGCTAGTCAATATCCTGGAAAACATATTATTGCGGCAAGTCACGGCACTTTGCTGCGCTGCGCATTAATTGGGGCAACTGGTCGAGATGTCGGCCCGATTCCAAATGTTGGCACCATAATCGTGAACGTCTGCCTTGATGATGGCTTGAAAGTTGAAATCTTAGATAAGAACTTCGATTAG
- a CDS encoding cytochrome c biogenesis CcdA family protein, whose product MEVSLPIAFAAGFISFVSPCFLPIVPAFISQLVGDSPRRVSKRLALTNAISFVVGFSVVFIGLWLAIGIIGRQIGQYTWIFRIAGGAILIIMGLHVARLINIPLFDRVVRAPMGKIGSAPSLTRAGLMGVVFGAGWTPCIGPILGAILALATTAGSMGRGFLLMLAYCLGLGIPIVLVALGVVAVGERFGWFRRHQTLVSFVSGGLLIVVGLLLITNMFSRLAGILPVFG is encoded by the coding sequence ATGGAAGTCAGTCTGCCAATCGCTTTCGCTGCCGGTTTCATTTCGTTTGTCTCACCGTGTTTTTTGCCGATAGTGCCAGCATTCATTTCGCAGCTGGTAGGGGATAGCCCAAGACGGGTATCGAAACGACTCGCGTTAACGAATGCCATCAGTTTCGTAGTTGGATTCAGCGTCGTCTTTATCGGCCTTTGGCTAGCTATTGGGATAATTGGACGTCAAATCGGTCAATATACCTGGATTTTCAGAATCGCGGGCGGCGCAATCTTGATAATCATGGGCCTCCACGTGGCCCGGTTGATAAATATCCCCCTCTTTGACCGTGTAGTGCGCGCTCCGATGGGCAAGATTGGCTCCGCCCCCTCCCTGACGCGCGCCGGGTTGATGGGCGTCGTCTTTGGTGCGGGTTGGACGCCCTGTATCGGGCCGATTCTTGGTGCCATCTTGGCGCTGGCTACCACCGCCGGCAGTATGGGACGCGGGTTCTTGCTGATGCTCGCCTATTGTTTAGGGCTGGGAATCCCCATCGTGTTGGTTGCGTTAGGTGTAGTGGCTGTCGGTGAGCGATTTGGCTGGTTCAGGCGCCACCAAACTTTGGTTTCGTTTGTCAGCGGCGGATTGTTGATAGTTGTCGGGTTGCTGCTGATAACAAATATGTTCTCCCGACTAGCGGGTATCTTACCCGTCTTCGGTTAG
- the ccsB gene encoding c-type cytochrome biogenesis protein CcsB — translation MLKFAQALLFATTILTAVSFAGYALAIISAKTARAKVLVGVGVGASQSTPASKGAPAKSTPVRGVAWWANKLTMVAFLVLCISMALRWVATGKPPMASHYEFAIMFCWGMLLFHLLFEAKYKVHTVAVFILPVVIGMLAYATTLSYEANPLMPALQNSPMLTLHVFTAALSYGAAVVSFGAAIMHLLADKMRSRPWPRSEVTDDLGYRSVVVAFPLLTISIILGALWANVAWGHYWSWDPKETAALVTWFIYGAYLHARVVRDWRGKKAAWLLVLGFTAIIFTYFGNLWFGGLHSYV, via the coding sequence ATGCTGAAATTCGCTCAGGCGTTGCTGTTCGCCACCACCATTTTGACTGCGGTCTCTTTCGCTGGGTATGCGTTAGCGATTATCTCCGCCAAGACGGCGAGAGCTAAAGTCCTGGTCGGTGTAGGGGTTGGAGCCAGTCAGAGTACACCTGCTAGTAAAGGCGCACCCGCCAAAAGCACACCTGTCAGAGGAGTTGCCTGGTGGGCTAATAAGTTAACCATGGTGGCGTTTTTAGTGCTCTGTATCTCTATGGCGCTGCGTTGGGTGGCTACCGGAAAGCCGCCAATGGCCAGTCACTATGAATTTGCCATAATGTTTTGTTGGGGTATGTTGCTCTTCCACTTGCTATTTGAAGCCAAATACAAGGTGCACACTGTGGCGGTCTTTATCCTGCCGGTTGTCATCGGCATGCTGGCCTATGCCACCACACTGTCTTACGAAGCCAACCCGTTAATGCCAGCCCTGCAAAATAGCCCCATGCTGACCCTGCACGTCTTTACGGCGGCGCTGTCCTACGGAGCGGCGGTGGTTTCTTTCGGGGCAGCGATAATGCATCTGCTGGCAGACAAAATGCGGTCTCGTCCCTGGCCGCGCTCAGAAGTTACCGATGATTTGGGCTACCGTTCAGTGGTGGTGGCTTTCCCGCTGCTGACTATCTCGATTATCTTGGGTGCGCTGTGGGCGAATGTCGCTTGGGGTCATTACTGGAGTTGGGATCCGAAGGAGACTGCCGCGCTCGTCACCTGGTTTATCTACGGCGCATACCTGCACGCTCGGGTGGTGCGTGACTGGCGAGGTAAGAAAGCGGCGTGGCTGTTGGTGCTAGGTTTTACTGCCATCATCTTCACCTATTTCGGTAACCTGTGGTTCGGAGGGCTGCACTCTTATGTCTGA
- a CDS encoding uracil-xanthine permease family protein — MAIWKLHNNGVLVEGAVVKPDERLGWGKTIGLGAQHVVAMFGATFVFPLLMGLNPQLAVMMSGVATLIFLLVVKNRVPSYLGSSASFVGVATLIYQGGGNPSHVSGALLIVGLALFIVGLIIHFAGSKPIHRILPPAVTGAVVMLIGFNLAPVVAATYWPQDQWVAFIVMIFVILLSVGARGFIGRIAIFVSLIFGYLLSWILDVATGPVTAQDGTSHLRVDWTAVHNADWVGLPPITDLANWQYQGTSNVVGFHLPSFSFEFALIALPVVIALIAENTGHIKAVAEMTGEDLDDVMGRAIAADGFTSMIATGLGAGPTTTYSENIGVMAATRVYSTAAYVVAAIVAILFGFSPKFGAVISATPGGVLGGICVVLYGMIGLLGAKIWKENRVNFGNPINLVPLAAGIIIGVGNVSLRFSDTFTLGGIALGTIVTVAGYHLARAIAPVSMIKEADGASIIVDAKGAYKTSHIKPVAKRHNPEAR, encoded by the coding sequence ATGGCCATCTGGAAGTTACACAATAACGGTGTCCTCGTTGAGGGCGCAGTCGTCAAACCCGACGAGCGACTAGGTTGGGGCAAAACAATTGGTTTAGGTGCTCAACATGTTGTCGCGATGTTTGGTGCAACTTTCGTATTCCCGCTACTGATGGGGTTGAATCCCCAGCTCGCGGTGATGATGAGTGGGGTGGCTACCCTCATCTTCCTACTGGTAGTAAAAAATCGGGTGCCTAGTTATTTGGGTTCTTCGGCGTCCTTCGTCGGCGTAGCAACACTGATTTATCAAGGTGGAGGCAACCCATCTCACGTATCTGGCGCCCTGCTGATTGTGGGATTAGCCTTATTCATAGTTGGTTTGATTATCCATTTCGCTGGCTCTAAACCCATTCACCGGATTTTGCCGCCGGCAGTTACTGGCGCAGTAGTAATGCTGATCGGTTTCAATCTGGCGCCAGTCGTGGCTGCCACCTACTGGCCACAAGATCAATGGGTGGCTTTCATAGTGATGATTTTCGTCATCCTGCTCTCAGTAGGGGCACGCGGTTTTATCGGCCGTATCGCAATTTTCGTGTCCCTAATTTTTGGCTACCTATTGTCTTGGATTCTCGATGTGGCCACCGGCCCGGTCACCGCCCAAGACGGCACCAGTCACCTGCGCGTGGACTGGACTGCAGTACACAATGCGGATTGGGTTGGCTTGCCCCCGATAACAGACCTAGCCAATTGGCAATATCAAGGAACAAGTAACGTAGTTGGTTTCCATTTACCAAGTTTCTCCTTCGAGTTCGCGTTGATAGCCTTACCTGTAGTTATTGCCTTGATTGCAGAAAATACCGGCCATATCAAAGCGGTAGCGGAAATGACCGGCGAAGATCTTGATGACGTTATGGGACGAGCTATCGCCGCAGACGGGTTCACGTCAATGATCGCTACCGGGCTAGGTGCGGGACCTACAACCACCTATTCCGAAAATATTGGAGTTATGGCAGCTACCCGCGTCTACTCAACTGCAGCCTATGTGGTAGCGGCTATCGTAGCTATCCTCTTCGGATTTAGCCCGAAATTCGGAGCCGTAATCTCAGCTACTCCAGGCGGGGTGCTTGGAGGTATTTGCGTGGTGCTATACGGCATGATCGGTTTATTGGGTGCAAAAATCTGGAAAGAAAACCGGGTGAACTTCGGTAATCCCATTAACCTAGTGCCGCTAGCTGCCGGCATCATTATTGGCGTTGGCAATGTTTCGCTACGATTTTCTGACACATTCACTCTAGGCGGGATCGCATTGGGCACTATCGTCACTGTCGCTGGCTATCACCTAGCCCGCGCTATCGCACCGGTGTCGATGATTAAAGAAGCAGACGGAGCGAGCATCATTGTGGACGCCAAAGGTGCCTACAAGACTTCTCACATCAAACCTGTGGCTAAACGTCATAACCCTGAGGCTAGGTAG
- a CDS encoding ammonia-forming cytochrome c nitrite reductase subunit c552, with the protein MSDEVPKRVSDQGATTWTGPRKRWVPIVVLIVVAIAAAALTWLLTTIFQHKVEAKAPFTQVVEITEQTYDPAQWGLNYPLQYEGFKNTAIMDPENKRANTDPSVPEDTREYIANSKLAWEPRLVTIWKGYAFSVEYNEPRGHEYMLEDQKYIRRQTDFKQPGACLNCHVSLPQVVDDLGNGDRDAGWAAMNKMDYRDAVQHAGGPIGCIDCHEPGTMKLRVTRPALIDGLKRLKASEGITDYDVNRDATTQEMRAYVCAQCHVEYYFKGEDKTLTFPWTYGTTVNDAIKYYDEEGFSDFQHADTKANVIKAQHPDFETWSQGIHADNGVTCADCHMAYQRDGAAKVSNHQVRSPILDEASINASCLTCHHDTAAGMKQRVTDIQTNFLAAKDVAFTAVQSLIDEISSAVADGSATQEQLDKAYEFQRKAQFIVDYSVSENSRGFHAPQYSMQILNEATDYARSGQLALRGVDVENARPADSYDIKPVERPGAK; encoded by the coding sequence ATGAGTGACGAAGTCCCGAAGAGGGTTTCTGACCAGGGCGCGACCACTTGGACTGGGCCGCGCAAGCGTTGGGTGCCAATCGTCGTGTTGATAGTGGTCGCTATCGCTGCTGCGGCGTTGACATGGCTACTCACCACGATTTTCCAGCACAAGGTGGAAGCCAAGGCACCGTTTACGCAGGTCGTTGAGATTACCGAACAGACCTATGACCCGGCGCAGTGGGGGCTTAACTATCCGCTTCAATATGAGGGTTTCAAAAACACTGCCATCATGGATCCCGAGAATAAACGGGCAAATACGGATCCGTCTGTCCCGGAGGACACCCGCGAATACATAGCGAATTCTAAACTGGCTTGGGAGCCACGGCTAGTGACCATTTGGAAGGGCTACGCTTTCTCGGTGGAGTATAACGAGCCGCGCGGCCACGAATACATGCTTGAGGACCAAAAGTACATTCGCCGGCAAACTGACTTCAAGCAGCCTGGCGCCTGCCTCAACTGCCACGTCTCGCTGCCGCAAGTTGTTGACGACCTAGGTAACGGTGACCGTGACGCGGGTTGGGCAGCAATGAATAAGATGGACTACCGCGACGCCGTGCAGCACGCTGGTGGGCCGATTGGCTGCATTGACTGCCACGAGCCGGGCACCATGAAATTGCGGGTTACCAGGCCGGCGCTCATTGACGGCTTAAAGAGACTCAAGGCCTCTGAGGGAATAACAGATTACGACGTCAACCGTGACGCCACCACCCAAGAGATGCGCGCTTATGTTTGTGCTCAATGCCATGTGGAATATTACTTCAAGGGTGAAGACAAGACCTTAACTTTCCCGTGGACGTACGGCACCACCGTCAATGACGCCATAAAGTACTACGACGAAGAGGGTTTCTCTGATTTCCAGCACGCGGATACTAAGGCCAATGTCATCAAGGCTCAACATCCAGATTTCGAGACTTGGTCTCAAGGTATTCACGCTGACAACGGGGTAACATGCGCGGATTGCCACATGGCTTATCAGCGGGACGGTGCGGCCAAGGTGTCTAACCACCAGGTGCGCAGCCCAATTCTTGACGAGGCGTCCATCAATGCCTCTTGCCTAACCTGCCACCACGACACGGCAGCGGGCATGAAGCAGCGGGTCACCGATATTCAAACTAATTTCCTGGCTGCCAAGGATGTCGCGTTTACTGCCGTCCAGTCGCTAATTGACGAGATTTCGTCGGCGGTTGCCGACGGGTCTGCCACTCAGGAGCAGTTGGATAAGGCGTACGAATTCCAGCGCAAAGCTCAGTTTATTGTTGACTATTCGGTCTCAGAGAACTCGCGCGGATTCCACGCCCCGCAGTATTCAATGCAGATCCTCAATGAGGCGACCGACTACGCTAGGAGTGGACAGTTGGCACTGCGCGGCGTTGATGTGGAGAACGCCCGCCCGGCAGATAGTTATGACATCAAGCCGGTGGAACGTCCAGGCGCCAAGTAA
- a CDS encoding dolichyl-phosphate-mannose--protein mannosyltransferase, which produces MTTIERLEESLALHTSRLSSWMITFGLGVLCFIMRLVNLGYPKGLVFDETYYAKDAWTLLNLGYEADWPDEANSQVAAGNVDIYLDKASFVVHPQLGKWLIAGGEQLFGMNAFGWRIASCLFGTLLVMATVRLARRLSRSTLVGGLAGLLLCFDGLHFVMSRIALLDIFEATFTVMAVACVIADRDWFRLKLAKYLRHKKLKNLGGSFGPPVWFRPWLLGAGVLFGLSVACKWNAVYVLGVMGIFSVVQSYSARRIAGAKRKSWLALCIDGPIAFVKMVVVALIVYIASWASWLTTPGSWGRDWGANNPTALSVRLLGAPLASLLHYHQQIYDFHTGDWIAQQTHTYEAHPTTWPVIGRPIGIDAVNDIQPGADGCPADSPETCLRVISAMGTPMLWWIGLLALVTALAFWLAGRDWRFSVPALCWLTPWIAWFPNADRPLFFFYAIMMIPFTCIALAMVCGKILGPPKADQRRRIGAGVVTGITVLVIANFWFIYPTLTDQLMTKSAWGMRMWFNSWI; this is translated from the coding sequence ATGACCACCATTGAGCGCCTAGAAGAATCTCTGGCGCTACACACATCTAGGCTGTCATCCTGGATGATTACCTTCGGGTTAGGTGTGTTGTGCTTCATTATGCGCTTGGTCAACCTGGGCTATCCCAAGGGGTTAGTATTCGACGAAACTTATTACGCCAAAGACGCTTGGACCTTGCTAAATCTAGGTTACGAGGCTGACTGGCCTGACGAAGCCAACAGCCAAGTTGCAGCCGGTAACGTCGATATTTATCTTGACAAGGCCTCTTTCGTAGTTCATCCGCAATTAGGCAAATGGTTAATTGCTGGTGGGGAACAACTTTTCGGCATGAATGCTTTTGGTTGGCGTATCGCATCATGCCTATTCGGGACGTTGCTGGTCATGGCTACCGTCAGGCTAGCCAGAAGGTTATCCCGATCGACGCTAGTCGGCGGGCTAGCTGGGTTACTGTTGTGCTTCGATGGTTTGCATTTTGTGATGAGCCGCATAGCATTACTGGACATTTTTGAGGCCACTTTTACGGTGATGGCGGTAGCTTGTGTCATCGCTGATCGGGATTGGTTTAGGCTGAAACTCGCCAAATATCTTAGGCACAAAAAATTAAAAAATTTAGGTGGCTCTTTTGGACCGCCAGTGTGGTTCAGACCTTGGCTGCTGGGGGCTGGCGTCTTATTCGGCCTGAGCGTGGCCTGTAAGTGGAATGCCGTCTATGTGCTTGGCGTTATGGGCATATTCTCAGTTGTTCAGAGTTATTCGGCTAGACGCATAGCTGGGGCTAAACGCAAGTCTTGGCTGGCCTTGTGCATTGATGGTCCTATCGCTTTCGTAAAAATGGTGGTTGTGGCTTTAATTGTTTACATCGCTAGTTGGGCGTCCTGGCTAACAACACCCGGCAGCTGGGGGCGCGACTGGGGAGCCAACAATCCTACTGCCTTGTCAGTACGCCTCCTCGGCGCCCCGTTGGCGTCCCTACTGCATTATCACCAACAAATCTACGATTTTCACACCGGCGATTGGATAGCCCAACAAACGCATACCTATGAAGCTCATCCGACAACATGGCCGGTTATTGGTCGCCCTATCGGCATTGACGCGGTAAATGATATTCAGCCTGGAGCGGATGGCTGCCCAGCCGATTCACCGGAAACCTGCCTGCGCGTCATTTCTGCAATGGGCACCCCAATGTTGTGGTGGATAGGATTGCTGGCTCTAGTCACAGCTTTGGCTTTTTGGTTAGCGGGTCGCGACTGGCGGTTCAGCGTGCCAGCATTGTGTTGGTTAACACCCTGGATTGCCTGGTTCCCGAATGCCGACCGTCCACTGTTCTTTTTTTACGCAATAATGATGATCCCTTTCACCTGTATTGCACTGGCGATGGTCTGTGGGAAAATCCTCGGCCCTCCAAAAGCAGATCAACGTCGCCGTATCGGGGCTGGGGTGGTAACTGGGATAACAGTCTTGGTTATTGCTAATTTCTGGTTTATCTACCCAACTCTCACCGATCAGCTAATGACGAAATCAGCTTGGGGCATGCGGATGTGGTTTAACTCCTGGATATAA
- a CDS encoding cytochrome c biogenesis protein ResB — translation MAENQNANVDISLGAAAHAIYALFYNKRFGLGIILAAGLASLIGVIFPQAPAGLQSDPQAMSSWLDSVRADYGGWTDILAAIGVFHMFSSVPFLIIMAGLALSILACTTHRIPLLYKAAFNPRTKVKPAFFTRVRHQASFTTDNDDISAAIATVAKRRSMRLIGNDDSSYYLDRFHWAPLGTAVAHLAFIVIMIGFLVSSFAGFKDERFALTVDIPREVGHNSGLVAKANSFMDSYYPDGTPKDYVTDLSILKDGQEVARQDVRVNEPLKYNGVMFHQAYFGVSAVVSVRDKNGAEVFANGVPLDYTTADKTRSYGVVELPEFGQELFVIAPASGQTIADIAAGQIRVELYPDGSQDLIADGVLDPGQSAKLGELSVEFNRESQFTGLLVKKDPGAGIVWLGSALLMIGMCATMFFPRRRIWVRLVKDGSNLVQLASIDRAEAGFERDFQAFSAELEEELKSPTAISEETG, via the coding sequence ATGGCAGAAAACCAGAACGCGAATGTTGACATCTCTCTAGGTGCCGCAGCGCACGCCATCTACGCGCTGTTCTATAACAAGCGCTTCGGGCTAGGGATAATTTTGGCGGCTGGGTTGGCGTCCCTGATTGGGGTTATCTTTCCGCAAGCCCCAGCAGGTTTGCAATCCGATCCGCAGGCGATGTCGTCCTGGTTAGATTCGGTGCGCGCCGACTATGGCGGCTGGACGGACATTCTGGCCGCTATCGGGGTCTTTCACATGTTTTCGTCGGTGCCTTTTCTTATTATCATGGCCGGGCTTGCCCTAAGTATCCTGGCTTGTACCACTCACCGAATACCGCTGCTCTACAAGGCCGCATTCAATCCCCGTACCAAGGTCAAGCCGGCGTTCTTCACCAGGGTGCGTCACCAGGCTAGTTTCACCACTGACAATGATGATATTTCTGCTGCCATCGCTACTGTGGCCAAACGTCGCTCAATGAGGTTAATCGGGAATGATGACTCCAGCTATTACCTGGATCGATTCCATTGGGCGCCACTCGGGACGGCAGTAGCGCACCTAGCTTTCATCGTCATAATGATTGGTTTTCTAGTCAGTTCATTTGCTGGCTTCAAGGATGAACGCTTCGCCCTAACCGTCGACATTCCTCGTGAGGTGGGCCACAACAGCGGGTTGGTCGCCAAAGCCAATAGCTTTATGGATTCGTATTATCCAGACGGCACCCCTAAGGACTACGTTACGGATTTATCTATCCTCAAGGATGGCCAGGAAGTCGCCAGGCAGGATGTGCGGGTCAATGAACCCCTCAAATACAACGGCGTTATGTTTCACCAGGCATATTTCGGGGTATCTGCGGTAGTAAGCGTGCGCGACAAGAATGGGGCAGAAGTTTTTGCCAACGGCGTGCCGTTGGACTACACGACGGCTGATAAAACCCGTAGCTATGGGGTAGTGGAATTACCTGAATTCGGGCAGGAATTGTTCGTTATCGCCCCGGCGTCTGGGCAAACCATTGCGGATATCGCTGCCGGCCAGATTCGGGTCGAGCTTTACCCTGATGGTTCTCAAGACCTCATAGCTGACGGCGTCTTGGATCCAGGTCAGTCAGCCAAATTGGGTGAGCTAAGCGTTGAATTCAATCGTGAAAGCCAATTCACTGGCTTACTAGTGAAGAAAGATCCTGGCGCAGGTATCGTCTGGTTGGGGTCGGCTCTATTGATGATTGGCATGTGTGCGACAATGTTCTTTCCTCGCCGCCGGATTTGGGTTCGGTTGGTCAAAGATGGCTCTAATCTGGTGCAGTTGGCCTCAATTGACCGTGCCGAGGCCGGCTTTGAAAGAGATTTCCAAGCATTTAGTGCAGAACTTGAGGAAGAATTGAAGTCACCAACAGCTATATCCGAGGAAACCGGCTAG